A region from the Ciconia boyciana chromosome 1, ASM3463844v1, whole genome shotgun sequence genome encodes:
- the WDFY2 gene encoding WD repeat and FYVE domain-containing protein 2 isoform X2, whose product MDLVSQVAEQEHPICEVSRTVRVWLKRDSGQYWPSIYHAMPSPCSCMSFNPETRRLSIGLDNGTISEFILSEDYNKMTLVKSYQAHQSRVMMILFVLEMEWVLSTGQDKHFTWHCSESGQRLGGYRTSAGACGLQFDVETRHVFVGDHSGQVTILKLEQESCSLVTTFKGHTGGVTALCWDPIQRVLFSGSSDHSIIMWDIGGRKGTAIELQGHNDKVQSLSYAHHTRQLISCGADGGIVVWNMDVERQETPEWLDSDSCQKCDQPFFWNFKQMWDSKKIGLRQHHCRKCGKAVCGKCSSKRSSIPLMGFEFEVRVCDSCHESITDEERAPTATFHDSKHNIVHVHFDATRGWLLTSGTDKVIKLWDMTPVVS is encoded by the exons aacAGTTCGTGTCTGGCTGAAGAGAGACAGTGGGCAGTACTGGCCCAGCATATACCATGCAATGCCAT ctccatGTTCATGCATGTCTTTTAACCCGGAAACCAGAAGGCTGTCCATAGGTCTAGACAATGGTACAATCTCA gAATTCATTTTATCGGAAGATTACAACAAGATGACGCTAGTGAAAAGTTACCAGG CTCATCAAAGCAGGGTCATGATGATTCTGTTTGTCCTGGAGATGGAGTGGGTGTTAAGCACCGGACAAGACAAACACTTCACGTGGCACTGTTCGGAGAGCGGCCAGCGGCTGGGAGGCTACCGCACCAGCGCAGGGGCCTGTGGCCTGCA ATTTGATGTGGAAACCCGGCATGTGTTTGTTGGTGATCATTCTGGGCAAGTGACCATACTCAAACTAGAGCAAGAGTCCTGCAGCCTTGTTACGACATTTAAGGGACACACAG GTGGTGTCACTGCTCTCTGTTGGGACCCAATACAGCGAGTTTTATTCTCAGGCAGTTCTGATCATTCCATTATAATGTGGGATattggaggaagaaaaggaacagcCATCGAGCTGCAAGGACATAA CGATAAAGTTCAGTCTCTCTCCTATGCTCACCACACTCGGCAGCTCATCTCCTGTGGTGCAGATGGGGGAATCGTCGTCTGGAACATGGATGTTGAGAGGCAGGAG ACTCCGGAGTGGCTGGATAGTGATTCCTGTCAAAAATGTGACCAGCCTTTCTTCTGGAACTTCAAGCAAATGTGGGACAGCAAGAAAATAGGCCTCAGGCAG CATCACTGCCGGAAGTGTGGGAAAGCCGTGTGTGGCAAATGCAGCTCCAAGCGCTCCTCCATCCCGCTGATGGGGTTCGAGTTCGAAGTGAGAGTCTGCGATAGCTGTCACGAGTCCATAACGGATGAAGA gcGGGCGCCCACAGCTACTTTCCACGACAGTAAGCACAACATCGTTCACGTACACTTTGATGCCACCAGGGGATGGCTGTTGACCTCGGGGACAGACAAGGTTATTAAG TTGTGGGATATGACACCAGTAGTGTCTTGA